The following coding sequences lie in one Miscanthus floridulus cultivar M001 chromosome 9, ASM1932011v1, whole genome shotgun sequence genomic window:
- the LOC136482067 gene encoding 26S proteasome non-ATPase regulatory subunit 2 homolog A-like, producing the protein MCLPRWKFLKCTCPCSLRKSARAQFRQEIRSATSSMTSILKPLKFLFSHFGTLKSYFETIPKYDLKKCVNTLDHPASESLKYRLLGSEGDMGSWEHEYVRTHHFSCLLTIHALMEPKRVMTAFGASLVRRCSDWLVRRIVVKVVAM; encoded by the exons ATGTGCTTGCCGAGATGGAAATTCCTGAAGTGTACCTGTCCGTGCTCGCTTCGCAAATCTGCCCGAGCCCAGTTCAG GCAGGAGATTCGCTCTGCCACGAGCTCAATGACTTCAATCCTAAAGCCACTGAAATTCCTCTTCTCGCACTTTGGAACTCTCAAGTCCTAttttgaaacaataccaaagtaCGACCTCAAGAAATGTGTGAACACTTTGGATCACCCAGCTTCG GAGAGCCTGAAATACCGTTTGTTGGGCTCTGAAGGTGATATGGGTTCATGGGAACATGAATATGTGAG AACCCACCATTTTAGTTGTCTATTAACTATTCATGCTCTGATGGAACCGAAGAGGGTGATGACGGCATTTGGAGCATCGTTGGTGCGAAG ATGCAGCGACTGGCTTGTACGCAGAATTGTTGTCAAGGTGGTAGCGATGTGA